One genomic segment of Acinetobacter oleivorans DR1 includes these proteins:
- the hemC gene encoding hydroxymethylbilane synthase encodes MKTLKIATRQSPLALWQAEHIRARLQELHPDLTVELVKFVTQGDKILDTPLAKIGGKGLFVKELEAALLDGRADLAVHSMKDVPMALPEGLSLAVICEREDPLDAFVSNQFEKFADLPQGAKVGTSSLRRKSQILKQRPDLQIIDLRGNVGTRLAKLDDGQYDAIILASAGLKRLGLSERIRHCLTPDISLPAVGQGALGLECRAADQDVLALIQPLLHEETDVCVRAERAFNAYLEGGCQVPIAGYATLQNGQIHIEGRVGSPDGQTLLRAELTDEASNAHQLGENLARNLLDQGAGELLKALY; translated from the coding sequence ATGAAAACCTTGAAAATTGCTACACGACAAAGCCCACTTGCTCTTTGGCAGGCAGAACATATTCGTGCCCGATTACAGGAGCTTCACCCAGATTTAACGGTGGAGTTGGTTAAATTTGTTACGCAGGGCGATAAAATCTTAGATACGCCTTTAGCAAAAATTGGTGGGAAAGGGCTGTTTGTTAAAGAGTTAGAAGCAGCACTTCTAGATGGGCGTGCAGATTTAGCTGTACATTCAATGAAAGATGTCCCAATGGCTTTGCCAGAAGGTCTAAGCTTGGCAGTAATTTGTGAACGTGAAGATCCATTAGATGCTTTCGTTTCAAATCAATTTGAAAAATTTGCCGACTTACCTCAAGGTGCAAAAGTGGGCACCTCAAGTTTACGCCGTAAATCCCAAATTTTAAAACAGCGTCCTGATTTGCAAATTATTGACTTGCGTGGAAATGTTGGCACACGTTTAGCAAAACTAGATGACGGTCAATATGACGCTATTATTTTAGCTAGCGCTGGTTTGAAGCGTTTAGGATTGTCAGAACGTATTCGTCATTGTTTAACACCAGACATTAGTTTGCCTGCGGTGGGTCAAGGTGCGTTGGGCTTGGAATGCCGTGCAGCTGACCAAGATGTATTAGCTTTAATTCAACCACTATTGCACGAAGAAACAGATGTTTGCGTACGTGCTGAGCGTGCTTTTAATGCTTATCTGGAAGGTGGTTGTCAGGTTCCGATTGCAGGTTATGCCACACTACAAAATGGACAAATCCATATTGAAGGTCGTGTCGGAAGTCCTGATGGGCAAACATTATTACGTGCTGAACTGACAGATGAAGCTAGCAATGCTCATCAACTGGGTGAAAATCTTGCTCGAAACTTACTAGACCAAGGCGCGGGCGAGCTATTAAAGGCTCTCTACTAA